The Gemmatimonadota bacterium nucleotide sequence CAGGTAAGGGATCAGGGCGCGCCGCCCGGCCGCGCCCCACGCGGCGAAGCGCGGGGCAAGCCGCCCGGGCCTAGTGGATTCGACCACTATGTTCAGACGAAATAGTCGGCGACCCGGATTCCATACCGCTCGGGGTCCGTGGTCTTGATGATGGTGCGGCGCGGCCGCTCGGTTGCAGGGTCGATCTCGGAAAGGTCGGCGGCCACCGGCTCGGCCAGCGGCAAGCCGCTCGCGTCCGAGTGAAGCCTGACAATCGGCTGGTGCACCTTCTGCGGGTCCGGGTTGGGCGCGACGACCACGGCCAGCTCGTACGTGTCCAGGATGACCACCGTGCCCACGGGGAAAACGCCCGTGACGTTGACGAATGCCTTGACCAGCAGCGGGTCGTAGCCGCGCGCCGTATTGTCGCGCATCTCGCGGAACACGTCTTCCGGCCGCCAGGGCAGCGCCTGATAGCTCCGCTTCGAGGTCGCGGCATCGAAGCCATCGGTCACGGCTACAATGCGGCTGAACAGCGTGGGCTTGCGCGGCCGGCGGTTGCGGGGGTAGCCGCTCACGTCCAGCTTCATGTGATGCTCGTAAGCCACCAGCATGGCGCGGTAAGGCGGCTCGGCAAAGCCATGCATGGAGAACAGCGCCAGCAGCCCTTCCGTCGGGTGCTGCTGAACCTGCTGCCGCTCCGCCTCCGTCAGGCCCTCCGTCTTGTTGATCAGGTCGGGAGCAATGCGCGTCTTGCCAATGTCGTGGAAGAGAGCGGCAACGCCCAGCTCGTAGAGTTGGTTCTTGTCCAGCCCCAGCTTCTGGCCCAGCACCAGGCTGAAGATGCACACGTTGACGCAGTGCGTGAACGTATACTCGTCGTACCCGCGCAGCGTCGTCATCCCCAGCATCGATGTCTCGTTGTTCAACACCTGATCGACCATCGTCTGGATGGCGCGCTTGACTCGCCGGATATTGACCGCCTTGCCCAGCCTCATATCGCTTAGCACTTCGCGCGTCACCTGTACGGCCTGCACATAGGCGCGCTTTGCGGCCTGTCTGGCCTCGTCGTCCTGCACACGGACGGTTTCGCGTTCCGGGGTGGTGCGGATATGGACGGCCGGGCTCGCCGCCAGCCGGGCCGCAAAGCGGTTGAAGGCATCCTCCTTCGGCTCGTCCGTGCGCAGCAGAAGCGAGAGGAACGGCGCCCACTCCTCGCGACCCACTGCCGCGGCCATGGACACCGAGCCGATGCCGTGGCGGGAAAGCGCACTGGCCAGCGAGGAGAACAACAGATAATTCGAGAGATCGAAGCGCAGCCGCGAGTCGTTCAGGAAGAGGAAGTCCCCGGCCAGCCGCAGCTCGAGCATTCCCTCCCGCTGCAGGATGCTCTTCACCACGCGGTGCAGCTCGTTCAGCGCGTTCTGTACGGCAGCGTTCTCCAGCGGGTAGAGCTTCAGGTTCTGGAGCGCCGCGTACAGCGTCACCAGCAACTCCTTCCCCTGGGCCTGGAGCGCGCTGCCGCTCTGCCCCGCCGTCCCCACGCCGGTGCTCACAGGGCGGCCTCCTCCTGTCGCAGCGCCCGCGCCACGGCGTTCCGCACCACGGGATCCGCTTCTGCCGCCGCTCGCTCGAGGGCCTTGCGCGCCTCCGGCGTGCCCACCCGCCCCAACGCCAGCGCGGCGCAGGCCCGGATGTCCGAGGGCTGGCGCCGGCGCAGCAGACGGCGCCCATTAAGCAGCTCGTTCAAGAGCCCGATACTCGCATTGCCGGCCAGAGCGCCGTAGGCCTCGAAAAAGGCGATCTTCTCCTTGAGGTCGGCCTCCCTCACCTCCCGCGTGCGCAGCGCCTGCTCGAGGCGCGCGCTCGAGGCCCGATGCCCACTGCCGCCCAACCCGCGCACGGCCGCAATGCGTACCTCCCGATCCGCATCCGACAGCGCCTTGTGCAACGCGGCCATAGCATCGGGCACGCCCAGCGCGACCAGTGCCTCGACTGTGGCCAGGCGCAGTGACGCCTCCGGCCGCTGCAGCAGGCTGGAGAGCGCGGGCACAGCCTGCCGCAGCTTGAGCTGACCTGCCAGTCGTGCCGCACCCGCAGCCACGGCCGAAATCTCCGAGGCCAGCGCCACAATCACCTGCTCGCTCTGTGCCCGGGCCAGTCGATCGATCGCCACCTGGATCTGCTCGCGCACCGCCGGGACCCGGCTCGACTCCGCGGAGCCTAGCAGGAAGGGCAGTGCCGTCGGCCGCAGGTGCGCAAAGAAGATGGTCAGGTCCTGCGCCTTCGGCTGGATCGTGCCGTCCTCGAGCGACTGCACGAGCTGGCGCAGCACAACCGGGTCACTGACCTGCGCGACGAGCGCGTCGATCTCGGCGCGGACCGCGCTCTCCAGCGTTCCGCTCCGGGCCGCCAGCGCATCCAGCTCGCGCAAGATCTCGGCGGCCGACCCCAACTCGCCGCGGCTCAAGAACATGGGAAGAAGCTGGCGCAGGATCTCCAGGACCTCGCGCTGCCGGGCCGGAATCGGATCCTCGAGCCGGTCCAGCAGGGCCTTGAGCACGTCCGCCTTGAGATCCCGACTCCACTCCGCTTCCAGCTCCTTCTCCAGTTGCCGCAGCTCGTGCGGATCCAGGAAATAGAGGGTCTCCTGGAAGCCGGGCACCAGCGGACCCGTCGTCGCCAGCTCCTGCTTCGGCGTCCAGCCTTCGAGCGGCCCCGCATCCTCCGATCCCTCAGCTCCCTCAGCCTGCGCCGCCCCTCCGCGAAAGCCCGGCAGTTCCACGGGGCCGCTCTCGAGCCCCCGAGGCTGCTCACCCTCCGCCAGTAAATCCACATAGCTGTAACGGAATCCGCTGAACTCCTCGCTCCACAGCAGCGTGACCAGGTCGTCGCCCGCCTGTTCCGGCTGTCGTGCACGCTGCAACAGCTCCAGGAAATGATCGAGCTCGGACTCGAACCCGGGCAGGAATGTCAGGAAGCGGATGCCGTCCTTGTAGAACAGGAAGGACAGGCTGTCGCGCCCCTCCCCCGCGGGGAACAGGTTCCCTTCCCAACGCAGGCCGGCCTCTTCCACAACGAACTGCAGGGTACCTGCGCGCGACAGCAGCGCCGCGAACGCCGCCCGCAGATTCTCGATAAAGCGCTGG carries:
- a CDS encoding HD domain-containing protein — encoded protein: MSTGVGTAGQSGSALQAQGKELLVTLYAALQNLKLYPLENAAVQNALNELHRVVKSILQREGMLELRLAGDFLFLNDSRLRFDLSNYLLFSSLASALSRHGIGSVSMAAAVGREEWAPFLSLLLRTDEPKEDAFNRFAARLAASPAVHIRTTPERETVRVQDDEARQAAKRAYVQAVQVTREVLSDMRLGKAVNIRRVKRAIQTMVDQVLNNETSMLGMTTLRGYDEYTFTHCVNVCIFSLVLGQKLGLDKNQLYELGVAALFHDIGKTRIAPDLINKTEGLTEAERQQVQQHPTEGLLALFSMHGFAEPPYRAMLVAYEHHMKLDVSGYPRNRRPRKPTLFSRIVAVTDGFDAATSKRSYQALPWRPEDVFREMRDNTARGYDPLLVKAFVNVTGVFPVGTVVILDTYELAVVVAPNPDPQKVHQPIVRLHSDASGLPLAEPVAADLSEIDPATERPRRTIIKTTDPERYGIRVADYFV
- a CDS encoding HEAT repeat domain-containing protein, coding for MSEASSTSGLVGAAGNAEAPSIPPAEVGELVAMLVKVARARQLYDDNNPTYQRFIENLRAAFAALLSRAGTLQFVVEEAGLRWEGNLFPAGEGRDSLSFLFYKDGIRFLTFLPGFESELDHFLELLQRARQPEQAGDDLVTLLWSEEFSGFRYSYVDLLAEGEQPRGLESGPVELPGFRGGAAQAEGAEGSEDAGPLEGWTPKQELATTGPLVPGFQETLYFLDPHELRQLEKELEAEWSRDLKADVLKALLDRLEDPIPARQREVLEILRQLLPMFLSRGELGSAAEILRELDALAARSGTLESAVRAEIDALVAQVSDPVVLRQLVQSLEDGTIQPKAQDLTIFFAHLRPTALPFLLGSAESSRVPAVREQIQVAIDRLARAQSEQVIVALASEISAVAAGAARLAGQLKLRQAVPALSSLLQRPEASLRLATVEALVALGVPDAMAALHKALSDADREVRIAAVRGLGGSGHRASSARLEQALRTREVREADLKEKIAFFEAYGALAGNASIGLLNELLNGRRLLRRRQPSDIRACAALALGRVGTPEARKALERAAAEADPVVRNAVARALRQEEAAL